A window from Vibrio cortegadensis encodes these proteins:
- the lolA gene encoding outer membrane lipoprotein chaperone LolA, which translates to MKKLSLLLFLSCSVFAAPKDELSSRLALNSGFSADFSQQVISPEGDLVMEGEGTVEIARPGLFRWTTTLPDENVLVSDGKSLWYYSPFIEQVSIYWQAQATEQTPFVLLTRSKESDWDNYQVNQNGDQFVLTPTAVDSNQGQFQIDINSKGVVQGFNVIEQDGQQGRFEFKNVNLTTPNKATFTFEIPDGVDVDDQRN; encoded by the coding sequence TGCGGCCCCTAAAGATGAATTGAGTAGCCGTTTGGCACTGAACTCCGGGTTTAGTGCTGACTTTTCCCAGCAAGTGATTAGCCCTGAGGGTGATCTTGTCATGGAGGGAGAAGGGACAGTCGAGATCGCGCGACCAGGTCTGTTCCGCTGGACAACAACATTACCCGATGAAAATGTTCTAGTGTCAGATGGAAAGAGCCTATGGTATTACAGTCCATTTATTGAGCAAGTTAGCATTTATTGGCAAGCTCAGGCGACAGAGCAAACTCCTTTTGTGCTACTGACTCGCAGTAAAGAGAGTGATTGGGATAACTATCAAGTTAACCAAAATGGCGATCAATTTGTTCTCACTCCAACGGCTGTCGATTCGAATCAAGGTCAATTCCAAATTGATATTAACAGCAAAGGCGTTGTTCAAGGGTTTAATGTCATTGAGCAAGATGGCCAGCAAGGACGTTTTGAGTTTAAAAACGTAAATTTGACGACACCGAATAAAGCGACGTTTACTTTTGAGATCCCTGATGGGGTTGATGTTGACGATCAACGCAACTGA
- a CDS encoding replication-associated recombination protein A: protein MSNYSLDFSGDEDFRPLAARMRPETVEQYIGQQHILGVGKPLRRALEAGHIHSMILWGPPGTGKTTLAEVAANYANAEVERVSAVTSGVKDIRAAIDKARENKMAGRRTILFVDEVHRFNKSQQDAFLPHIEDGTITFIGATTENPSFELNNALLSRARVYKLTSLSEQDIRQVIDQAVEDKERGLGQISADFIDDVLDRLSELVNGDARMSLNYLELLYDMAEDNSEGQKSITLPLLAEVAGEKVARFDNKGDIWYDLISAVHKSIRGSNPDAALYWSARMIAAGCDPLYIVRRLLAIASEDIGNADPRAMQVAMSAWDCFTRIGPSEGERAIAQAVVYLACAPKSNAVYVAWKNAMLDAHNQPEYEVPHHLRNAPTSLMKDMGYGAEYRYAHDEPGAYAAGEKYFPPEIADTRYYFPTNRGLEGKIGDKLDYLADLDAKSPQKRYEK, encoded by the coding sequence GTGAGTAATTACAGTCTAGATTTTTCCGGGGATGAAGATTTTCGTCCTCTTGCTGCTCGCATGAGACCAGAAACGGTTGAACAGTATATCGGTCAACAGCATATATTGGGTGTTGGAAAACCATTACGTCGAGCATTAGAAGCTGGCCACATTCATTCCATGATTTTGTGGGGGCCTCCTGGTACAGGAAAAACAACGCTAGCGGAAGTGGCGGCAAATTATGCCAATGCGGAAGTTGAACGGGTATCCGCCGTGACTTCTGGTGTGAAAGATATTCGAGCGGCCATTGATAAGGCACGTGAAAATAAAATGGCAGGAAGACGTACTATTTTATTTGTAGACGAAGTCCATCGCTTTAACAAAAGTCAGCAAGATGCTTTTCTGCCTCACATTGAAGATGGAACGATCACCTTCATTGGGGCGACGACCGAAAACCCATCGTTTGAACTCAATAACGCTCTGTTATCACGAGCAAGAGTCTACAAACTCACTTCTCTCAGTGAGCAAGATATTCGTCAAGTGATCGATCAAGCGGTTGAAGATAAAGAGAGAGGCTTAGGTCAGATCTCGGCAGATTTTATCGATGATGTACTGGATCGCCTATCAGAATTAGTAAATGGCGATGCCCGAATGTCACTTAATTATCTCGAGCTTCTGTATGATATGGCAGAAGATAATAGTGAAGGGCAGAAGAGCATCACATTACCTTTGCTTGCAGAAGTGGCGGGTGAAAAAGTCGCTCGTTTTGATAACAAAGGGGATATTTGGTACGACTTGATTTCTGCGGTTCATAAATCCATCCGAGGTTCGAACCCTGACGCCGCGCTCTATTGGTCAGCTAGGATGATTGCCGCAGGTTGTGACCCTCTCTATATCGTGCGTCGCTTACTTGCTATCGCTTCTGAAGATATTGGTAATGCCGATCCAAGAGCGATGCAAGTGGCGATGTCTGCTTGGGATTGCTTTACTCGAATTGGTCCTTCTGAAGGTGAAAGGGCGATCGCACAAGCTGTCGTCTATTTAGCGTGTGCACCAAAGAGCAACGCCGTTTATGTCGCGTGGAAAAATGCCATGCTAGACGCCCATAATCAGCCTGAGTATGAAGTTCCTCATCATCTACGTAATGCTCCAACAAGTTTGATGAAAGACATGGGCTATGGCGCGGAATATCGTTATGCTCATGACGAGCCTGGTGCTTATGCGGCAGGAGAGAAATATTTCCCTCCTGAAATAGCCGATACTCGTTACTATTTCCCAACAAATCGAGGTTTAGAGGGGAAAATTGGTGATAAGTTAGATTATCTGGCGGATTTAGACGCAAAAAGCCCACAAAAGCGCTATGAAAAGTAG
- the serS gene encoding serine--tRNA ligase: MLDSKLLRAELDETAAKLARRGFILDVEKIRELEEKRKSLQMKTEELQALRNSRSKSIGQAKAKGEHEEAERILAEVGSLGTDLDEAKKELAELQVSLEEITNAIPNLPHDSVPNGKDEDENVEISRWGEPKTYDFEVKDHVDLGEMSGGLDFASAVKISGSRFIVMKGKFARLHRAIAQFMLDLHTDTHGYTEMYVPYLVNSDSLFGTGQLPKFGEDLFHTSPLTEQVSDVPLKKLSLIPTAEVPVTNMVRDTITDEAELPLKMTAHTPCFRSEAGSYGRDTRGLIRMHQFDKVELVQITKPEDSMEALEELTGHAEKVLQMLELPYRKVVLCTGDMGFGSSKTYDLEVWVPAQETYREISSCSNMGDFQARRMQARFRRKGEKKPELVHTLNGSGLAVGRTMVAILENNQEADGRIAVPTVLQPYMGGATHIG, from the coding sequence ATGCTGGATTCTAAATTACTTCGAGCTGAGCTGGATGAAACAGCGGCAAAATTGGCGCGTCGAGGATTTATTCTTGATGTAGAGAAAATTCGTGAACTTGAAGAAAAGCGCAAGTCCCTTCAAATGAAAACTGAAGAGCTGCAAGCGTTACGTAATTCTCGATCGAAGTCCATCGGCCAAGCAAAAGCGAAGGGCGAGCACGAAGAAGCTGAGCGTATCCTTGCAGAAGTCGGTAGCTTAGGTACAGATCTTGATGAAGCAAAAAAAGAGCTTGCTGAACTTCAAGTTAGCCTAGAAGAGATCACAAACGCGATCCCTAACCTTCCGCATGACTCTGTACCAAACGGTAAAGATGAAGATGAGAACGTGGAAATTTCACGTTGGGGTGAGCCAAAAACTTACGACTTCGAAGTGAAAGATCACGTTGATCTTGGTGAAATGTCTGGCGGTTTGGATTTTGCTAGCGCAGTAAAAATCTCAGGTTCTCGCTTTATCGTAATGAAAGGTAAATTTGCACGCCTACACCGTGCTATTGCACAGTTCATGTTAGATCTGCATACCGATACTCATGGTTATACAGAAATGTACGTACCATACCTAGTGAACTCAGACAGCTTGTTTGGTACAGGTCAATTACCAAAATTTGGTGAAGATCTATTCCACACTAGCCCGCTAACTGAGCAAGTGAGTGACGTACCTCTTAAGAAACTATCGCTGATTCCAACTGCGGAAGTTCCAGTAACAAACATGGTGCGCGATACCATCACTGATGAAGCTGAGCTTCCACTTAAAATGACAGCTCATACGCCATGTTTCCGTTCAGAAGCAGGTTCGTACGGCCGTGATACTCGTGGTCTTATCCGTATGCACCAATTCGACAAAGTTGAATTAGTTCAAATTACTAAGCCTGAAGATTCAATGGAAGCATTAGAAGAACTGACTGGCCATGCTGAGAAAGTTCTACAGATGTTAGAACTTCCTTACCGTAAAGTGGTTCTTTGTACTGGTGATATGGGTTTCGGCTCTAGCAAAACTTACGATTTAGAAGTATGGGTACCAGCGCAAGAGACGTACCGTGAAATCTCTTCATGTTCAAACATGGGTGACTTCCAAGCTCGTCGTATGCAAGCTCGTTTCCGTCGTAAAGGCGAGAAGAAGCCTGAACTGGTTCATACATTGAATGGTTCTGGTTTGGCGGTAGGACGTACTATGGTTGCGATTCTTGAAAACAACCAAGAAGCAGATGGCCGTATCGCGGTTCCAACTGTATTACAACCATACATGGGCGGCGCAACGCACATCGGTTAA
- a CDS encoding transporter substrate-binding domain-containing protein: MIKNIFLCLLLILTSQFSLAETQNNIDNSKLQTLTIGFPSRYIEPLAMADEDGEIVGLLPSLFRRYAEQAGYKVEILPYATFSDVMNAYIKGELDVMIGVTATLERESIMTFTEPMFAVRRAAISATPVTTYKELENKTVATIKGFADESFLRNVLPSASSLSVPSNLEAIRTVALGLADAQIGDGVMLYEHYKNSPYLEDVDMYMLDDLPVDTLYVGVPKSDSEMLERLNQGIREVNALPEHERILNRWLDERQQEYIRKASSLTLSKEEQQWIDNHPVIGIGVESDWAPIEVVENGVYKGIAADVLEEVSRLTGIKFDPKYYSTHRESYWAFLDGEFEMMSSLSPTAKRREKMLLSQAFMREPWVLIGRSDDYEKELSFDNLEKSDVIGVIAATYGQSMAKEFCVSCTVLEYDSVYDLVTALNESKVDVAISSLLLASPYLQGQYAGQLKVINNINERSFIPVTFAVNKENQILLNIINKALSVIPPSKMVEIEKKWMSTSYQTGVQTQKVVLWISIISVASLLIIGVVFYWNRKLQGEVQQRVEAETELKRRVQFERSLLNAIPFPIVVKDIDGNIVTTNPAISMLSASDDDLAQFVAGGSLESKELDEIVNHSSEDQRVLAGEMLPRMEKNVVIGGKERQFSYWKCPYQLSESSSADGVVTILNDVTELRNAELRAREAEQRVQYLADNVSGAVIQHVQSKEDLDDLNFTFVSAGIQELVGVSSEELVKDHRKFLNVLDEQQRDDFIAHTRVCADIGSMSYELHITSEDRDKWLHLQSRITSNSDHFTWNTVLTDITELKNQQAELEAAKAKAIAGTEAKSRFLANMSHEIRTPISGIIGLLEIFSQYPMRDDALKVHSSLTKSADNLLHIVNDILDFSKIEAGKLTLSPIDADIHSMLSRITQTQASHAHAKGLKFEYWLSPKVASIVHVDDVRLGQILNNFINNAIKFTEKGHIRLAVDLLAHEGSYQTLRFSVSDTGVGINEDAQNSLFMPFVQADESTQRKFGGTGLGLSITNELVAQMGGEITVVSQLGEGSCFSVVIPVKAIEQQESLNFKGEKSLVVGEFNQLDDLIEYMSHCDVKMDHEAFDDKNQLAFLASRNRISSLFITRFEYERLDLKHSWIKNQLPGVKCIVLERRKGMLSPEPYDGFWAMSVNPIIPDQLYHCLKTPVAVGASMNVAENQNKVVVQSRKEAIENRRLILVAEDHPINRQVIMTMLSQLGYTADVVNDGAQAFEALQSDEYGLLLTDCHMPEMDGYELTKAVRAKEGTESREAMPIIALTANAIQGEDEKCIELGMSAFLSKPVSKVKLTETLDHWLPQILPAQVDNVFIEDNVDVAGDNDLIAQEHSAIDQKSADELALAAFENEFEVAEPVQGSGSDDLSAIDGFEFDFAGDDDSEETFWGEEHLKSSEVDKPEEALLDIPAIIDIFGDEEVAKNIAFDFVKSQNEDMNLLLTAFDEKNHSDIQEISHRMKGAARMLACHSFSIPLERLESEATHGNDLVYDELEAELTLKLAQLNAEAEQIV; encoded by the coding sequence ATGATCAAAAACATTTTTTTGTGTCTTCTCTTAATTCTTACATCTCAATTTAGTCTAGCTGAAACTCAAAATAATATTGATAACAGCAAGTTACAAACCTTAACCATTGGTTTCCCTTCTCGATATATTGAACCATTAGCGATGGCTGATGAAGATGGCGAAATTGTCGGTTTGCTTCCATCCCTTTTTCGCCGTTATGCAGAACAAGCAGGCTACAAAGTCGAAATACTGCCTTACGCTACTTTCAGCGATGTTATGAATGCATACATCAAAGGTGAACTGGATGTAATGATTGGGGTGACAGCGACATTAGAACGTGAATCCATCATGACGTTTACTGAACCTATGTTTGCGGTGCGTCGTGCTGCTATCAGTGCAACCCCAGTAACGACATACAAAGAGCTTGAAAACAAAACGGTCGCAACCATTAAAGGTTTTGCTGATGAAAGCTTTTTAAGAAACGTTTTACCTAGCGCAAGTTCGTTATCTGTCCCGAGTAACTTAGAAGCGATTCGAACCGTTGCTTTAGGCTTGGCAGATGCTCAAATTGGCGATGGCGTAATGTTATATGAGCATTACAAAAACAGTCCGTACCTGGAAGATGTGGACATGTACATGCTGGACGATCTTCCGGTCGATACGCTGTATGTCGGTGTACCAAAATCTGATAGTGAAATGCTGGAGCGATTGAACCAAGGTATACGTGAAGTGAATGCTTTACCTGAACATGAACGTATTCTTAATCGCTGGTTAGATGAAAGACAGCAAGAATATATTCGTAAAGCCTCATCACTAACGTTATCAAAAGAAGAGCAGCAGTGGATCGATAATCACCCGGTCATTGGCATTGGTGTTGAAAGTGATTGGGCTCCGATTGAAGTCGTTGAAAATGGTGTTTACAAAGGGATCGCAGCGGATGTTCTTGAAGAAGTAAGCCGATTAACAGGGATCAAATTCGATCCGAAATACTACTCAACTCATAGGGAAAGCTACTGGGCATTTCTAGACGGTGAGTTTGAGATGATGTCGTCACTGTCTCCTACCGCTAAACGACGTGAAAAGATGTTATTAAGCCAAGCGTTCATGCGAGAACCTTGGGTACTTATTGGACGCTCAGACGATTATGAGAAAGAGTTGTCATTCGATAACTTAGAGAAAAGTGATGTCATTGGGGTCATTGCGGCAACGTACGGTCAGTCAATGGCTAAAGAGTTTTGTGTAAGCTGTACCGTGCTTGAATACGATAGTGTTTATGATCTTGTTACGGCCCTAAATGAAAGTAAAGTTGATGTCGCAATTAGCTCCTTATTGCTTGCTTCCCCATATCTACAAGGCCAGTATGCCGGCCAATTAAAAGTCATTAATAACATTAATGAACGTTCCTTTATTCCTGTTACTTTTGCGGTGAATAAAGAAAACCAGATTTTACTTAATATCATAAATAAAGCGCTTAGCGTGATACCGCCAAGTAAAATGGTTGAAATTGAAAAAAAATGGATGAGTACTTCATACCAAACTGGAGTACAAACTCAGAAAGTTGTTTTATGGATCTCGATTATTTCAGTGGCATCACTGTTAATTATAGGTGTGGTTTTTTATTGGAACCGTAAGCTACAAGGTGAGGTTCAGCAGAGGGTCGAAGCGGAAACAGAATTAAAACGAAGAGTTCAATTTGAACGATCGTTGCTCAATGCCATCCCATTCCCGATTGTGGTAAAAGATATTGATGGCAATATCGTTACGACTAACCCTGCTATTTCGATGTTGAGTGCCAGTGATGACGATCTTGCTCAGTTTGTTGCTGGTGGTTCTCTTGAAAGTAAAGAACTTGATGAGATCGTTAACCATAGTAGTGAAGACCAGAGAGTTCTCGCGGGCGAAATGCTCCCTCGAATGGAAAAAAATGTCGTTATTGGTGGCAAAGAAAGACAGTTCTCATACTGGAAATGCCCATATCAACTCTCAGAGAGTAGCAGTGCCGACGGTGTTGTTACCATTCTTAATGATGTTACAGAGTTAAGAAATGCAGAGCTAAGAGCTCGTGAAGCTGAACAGCGGGTTCAGTATCTAGCTGATAACGTTAGCGGAGCGGTTATTCAACACGTTCAAAGTAAAGAAGATTTAGATGATCTCAACTTCACATTTGTGAGTGCGGGTATTCAAGAGTTAGTCGGAGTAAGTTCCGAAGAACTCGTCAAGGATCATCGTAAATTCTTAAATGTATTAGATGAACAGCAACGCGATGACTTTATTGCTCATACTAGAGTATGTGCAGATATTGGTTCTATGTCGTATGAACTGCATATTACGTCAGAAGATCGAGATAAATGGTTACACCTTCAGAGTCGAATTACTTCAAATAGTGATCACTTTACGTGGAATACCGTACTGACGGACATCACTGAGCTTAAAAACCAACAAGCCGAGCTAGAGGCCGCAAAAGCAAAAGCCATTGCAGGGACAGAAGCTAAGTCTCGATTCTTGGCGAATATGAGCCATGAAATTCGAACACCAATCAGCGGAATTATTGGTTTACTGGAAATATTTAGCCAATATCCAATGCGTGATGATGCGTTGAAAGTCCACAGCAGTTTAACCAAATCGGCCGACAATCTGCTGCATATCGTTAATGATATTTTAGACTTCTCGAAAATTGAAGCGGGCAAGTTAACGCTATCTCCAATCGATGCTGATATCCATTCGATGTTATCTCGAATTACTCAGACACAAGCCAGTCATGCCCATGCTAAAGGGTTAAAATTTGAGTACTGGTTGTCTCCAAAAGTGGCAAGCATTGTTCATGTTGATGATGTTCGCTTGGGGCAGATTCTAAATAATTTCATCAATAATGCGATTAAATTTACTGAAAAAGGTCACATTCGCTTGGCGGTTGATCTGCTGGCACATGAAGGCTCATATCAAACATTGCGTTTTTCTGTATCAGATACTGGTGTGGGAATTAATGAGGATGCTCAAAACAGCTTGTTTATGCCATTTGTTCAAGCGGACGAAAGTACTCAAAGGAAGTTTGGTGGTACAGGCTTAGGTCTATCTATTACTAATGAGCTTGTTGCGCAGATGGGCGGCGAAATTACCGTCGTTAGCCAACTAGGTGAAGGCTCATGCTTTAGCGTGGTTATTCCTGTTAAAGCGATTGAGCAACAAGAGTCGTTGAACTTTAAAGGTGAGAAGAGCCTTGTAGTTGGCGAGTTTAATCAACTTGATGATCTCATTGAGTATATGTCTCACTGTGATGTCAAAATGGACCACGAAGCATTTGATGATAAGAATCAACTTGCTTTTCTAGCATCTCGAAATCGTATCAGTTCATTATTCATTACTCGTTTTGAATACGAGCGTTTAGATTTGAAACACAGCTGGATTAAAAATCAGCTTCCGGGAGTGAAATGTATTGTTCTTGAGAGAAGAAAAGGGATGCTTTCGCCTGAACCTTACGATGGTTTCTGGGCAATGTCTGTTAACCCAATCATTCCAGATCAGCTTTACCACTGTCTAAAAACGCCTGTTGCTGTCGGTGCTTCGATGAATGTGGCTGAAAATCAAAACAAGGTGGTTGTTCAAAGTCGTAAAGAAGCGATTGAAAATAGACGACTTATCCTCGTTGCTGAAGATCATCCGATCAACCGCCAAGTGATCATGACCATGCTGTCTCAGTTGGGTTATACCGCTGATGTTGTTAATGATGGTGCTCAAGCGTTTGAAGCATTGCAAAGTGATGAATATGGATTGCTTCTTACAGACTGTCATATGCCTGAAATGGATGGATATGAGTTAACAAAAGCGGTTCGAGCCAAAGAGGGTACTGAAAGTCGCGAAGCTATGCCAATTATCGCCCTTACTGCGAATGCAATTCAGGGGGAAGATGAGAAGTGTATTGAGCTTGGTATGTCTGCATTTTTATCGAAACCTGTGAGTAAGGTGAAGTTGACTGAAACGCTAGATCATTGGTTACCACAAATTTTGCCAGCACAGGTGGATAATGTTTTCATTGAAGATAATGTAGACGTTGCTGGCGACAATGATCTAATAGCTCAAGAACATAGCGCAATAGATCAAAAAAGTGCGGACGAATTAGCACTGGCTGCATTTGAGAACGAGTTTGAAGTTGCTGAGCCAGTGCAAGGTAGCGGTTCAGATGACTTATCCGCCATCGATGGTTTTGAGTTTGATTTTGCAGGCGATGATGATTCAGAAGAGACCTTCTGGGGTGAAGAGCACCTCAAGAGTAGTGAAGTGGATAAGCCAGAAGAAGCTTTACTCGATATTCCCGCTATCATTGACATTTTTGGTGATGAAGAAGTGGCCAAAAATATTGCTTTCGATTTTGTAAAAAGTCAGAACGAAGATATGAATCTACTGTTGACCGCATTTGATGAGAAAAATCACTCTGATATACAAGAGATATCACATAGAATGAAAGGTGCAGCTAGAATGCTTGCATGTCACTCTTTTTCAATTCCTCTAGAGCGATTGGAATCTGAGGCTACACATGGGAACGATCTTGTGTACGATGAACTTGAAGCCGAACTCACTTTAAAGCTGGCACAATTGAACGCTGAAGCTGAACAAATTGTTTAA
- a CDS encoding response regulator: protein MKLLKNMDLLVVDDSDIICKSSRILLTKIGFNRDKIRLVGQANRAVLECRVTAFDILIVDYNLGEGSTGLQLLERLYHEKLLAHDPIILIVTADNSATVIRSFSEFEPSGFIVKPLRVDVLTESLKACMDEKAFITRVVDSYHQAGLSEALPTLKEAKSKKIYNLALTKLCSEIISVGEDDIASRLLVNYIKANSYVRAHIMYVDLMLKAGNIEEAEKVLLPLRKANRFSVPVLELECRFQFEKGMYEQAAESMLHLHKMSPQRLPRLYALILQHVGFLANENIAKLIQELAFKSSHSIWEEPNLYFLLSWILLQEAEFSNRSTSEIWGMLTRNKKFTKPDNSLQSRLGVWSLANSGQYSAAYELLQSCEEVEECFETLFVAYHTLHVLGMWQEMQSTLQKLVAVSDQEPQSLLRDIQNKMAKKLIADWRSQKSTLVTFPKSFDGLPIEYLFKLWGDYRFNIKVAEQIVSHDDYKQQEGIAGNKSLFKEVNLTIEQNKKLIEE from the coding sequence ATGAAGTTATTGAAAAACATGGATCTATTGGTTGTTGATGATAGCGATATTATCTGTAAATCTAGCCGTATCCTATTGACTAAAATTGGCTTTAATCGAGACAAAATTCGTTTGGTAGGTCAGGCGAATAGAGCCGTGCTAGAGTGCCGAGTCACGGCCTTCGACATTCTAATTGTTGACTATAATTTAGGTGAAGGAAGCACGGGCCTCCAGTTATTAGAAAGGCTTTATCATGAGAAACTGCTTGCACACGATCCTATCATTTTGATTGTCACTGCTGACAATTCAGCAACTGTAATTCGTAGCTTTTCTGAGTTTGAACCAAGTGGTTTTATCGTTAAACCACTGAGAGTAGATGTACTTACAGAATCATTGAAAGCTTGCATGGATGAAAAAGCATTCATCACACGAGTAGTTGATAGTTATCATCAAGCGGGTTTATCAGAGGCTCTACCGACGTTAAAAGAAGCGAAGAGTAAGAAAATATACAATTTAGCGTTAACCAAATTGTGTAGTGAAATTATATCGGTAGGTGAAGATGATATCGCATCACGATTATTGGTGAATTACATAAAAGCCAATAGTTATGTTCGCGCGCATATTATGTACGTTGACTTAATGCTGAAGGCGGGCAATATCGAGGAGGCGGAGAAAGTATTGCTGCCCCTACGTAAAGCTAATCGCTTCTCTGTTCCTGTGCTTGAATTAGAGTGTCGTTTCCAGTTTGAAAAGGGCATGTATGAACAAGCTGCGGAGAGTATGCTGCATTTACATAAAATGTCGCCGCAAAGACTTCCTCGTTTGTATGCTCTGATTTTGCAGCACGTTGGATTTCTCGCTAACGAAAATATCGCGAAGTTAATTCAGGAGCTTGCCTTTAAATCTAGCCATTCTATTTGGGAAGAACCAAACCTGTATTTTTTGCTTAGTTGGATCCTTTTACAAGAAGCTGAGTTTAGTAACCGTTCTACCAGTGAAATCTGGGGTATGTTAACTCGGAACAAAAAGTTTACTAAGCCGGATAACTCCCTGCAAAGTCGTTTAGGGGTATGGTCTTTAGCAAACAGCGGCCAATATTCTGCTGCATATGAGCTACTGCAATCCTGCGAAGAAGTTGAAGAGTGTTTCGAGACTCTCTTTGTGGCATATCATACGCTGCATGTTCTAGGTATGTGGCAAGAAATGCAGAGTACTTTGCAAAAGTTAGTTGCGGTATCAGATCAAGAGCCTCAATCGCTTTTGCGAGATATCCAAAACAAAATGGCTAAAAAGTTGATTGCAGATTGGCGCAGTCAGAAAAGTACATTAGTCACATTCCCTAAATCATTCGATGGTTTACCAATTGAGTATTTATTCAAGCTATGGGGTGACTACCGGTTCAATATAAAAGTTGCAGAACAGATTGTTAGTCATGATGACTATAAACAGCAAGAAGGAATTGCAGGTAATAAATCGCTATTTAAAGAAGTTAATTTAACAATTGAGCAGAACAAAAAATTAATAGAAGAGTAA
- a CDS encoding EAL domain-containing response regulator produces MSKRILVIEDHNFQRMALLALLKQFDHVEAEGVGSAQEALDLIEIQTPDMVICDLNMPGIDGITLLRLLAEADYGGEVIISSAVTEVVLKAAGRMCTAYNMNLLGAISKPINKVKLDAILNQNLKPKHYFSKPLPDFSREDILEALDKEQFIPFYQPLIKFETGEWLESEALVRWDHPEHGLLSPIFFVEKIIKYGLSTKLTLLLLKCALRDLPTLGNRRVAINITAQDLMDASFVDTVLALQVEHPSLPQRLRFELTETDMIEHLGYTLSSAIRLCMKGFELAIDDFGTGYSSMQLLDDMPFTELKIDLSFVQKMLVSRSAESIVAASLFLAKKLGMETVSEGIETREVWMHLRSITDGMGQGYFMSRPLPLHELEQWHQDWQVRVKDEDLLSGPFACKMGKC; encoded by the coding sequence ATGTCTAAACGTATTCTTGTCATTGAAGATCATAACTTTCAAAGAATGGCGCTTCTCGCCTTATTGAAACAGTTTGATCATGTCGAAGCTGAAGGTGTCGGAAGTGCGCAGGAAGCGTTAGATTTAATCGAAATACAGACTCCAGATATGGTGATCTGCGATTTAAATATGCCAGGTATTGATGGTATCACGCTATTAAGGTTACTTGCTGAAGCGGATTATGGTGGTGAAGTCATCATATCGAGTGCGGTAACGGAAGTCGTTTTAAAAGCAGCGGGTCGAATGTGTACGGCTTACAACATGAACTTATTAGGGGCGATCAGCAAGCCGATCAATAAAGTAAAGCTTGATGCCATATTAAATCAAAATTTAAAGCCTAAGCACTACTTCTCAAAACCGTTGCCTGACTTTAGCCGTGAAGACATACTTGAAGCATTAGATAAAGAGCAGTTCATCCCTTTCTATCAGCCTCTCATTAAATTCGAAACGGGTGAGTGGCTAGAGTCTGAGGCTTTGGTTCGTTGGGACCATCCTGAGCACGGTTTGTTATCTCCGATATTTTTTGTTGAAAAGATCATTAAATATGGGCTTTCAACAAAACTGACCCTGCTGTTATTAAAGTGCGCATTGCGTGACTTGCCAACCCTAGGAAACCGTCGTGTGGCGATCAATATCACCGCGCAAGACCTTATGGATGCGAGTTTTGTTGATACTGTATTGGCGTTACAGGTAGAGCACCCATCGTTGCCTCAGCGATTAAGGTTTGAATTGACCGAAACTGATATGATTGAGCATCTTGGTTATACGCTTTCTTCTGCTATCCGTTTATGCATGAAGGGATTTGAGCTCGCAATTGATGATTTTGGAACGGGTTACTCTTCAATGCAGCTTTTAGATGACATGCCTTTTACTGAATTAAAGATTGATTTAAGTTTCGTACAGAAGATGTTGGTGAGTCGCAGTGCTGAATCTATTGTTGCCGCTAGCCTATTTTTGGCAAAAAAACTGGGTATGGAAACCGTATCAGAAGGCATCGAAACCCGAGAAGTATGGATGCATTTACGTTCGATTACTGATGGCATGGGGCAGGGCTACTTTATGAGTCGACCTTTACCTCTTCATGAACTTGAACAATGGCATCAAGATTGGCAGGTTCGTGTTAAAGATGAAGATCTATTGTCTGGTCCGTTTGCTTGTAAAATGGGTAAATGTTAG